One Plasmodium sp. gorilla clade G2 genome assembly, chromosome: 12 genomic window carries:
- a CDS encoding methyltransferase, putative, with the protein MRAFFDSDIVINFTLSEEAIEKEKSIIENNKRLVRDCQREKLLCDVKKNWDKFYNQYKTNFFKDRKWLKVEFDHIFKEGLKTYDENVEESEIKKNDQTKLVLEIGCGVGNSLIPLLMEYAHCNFIGIDFSKHAINFLNDKWQKIVSMNNKLKVENMKDEYEKEIKNKNILSENNINDSYKNDDNNNNNDNNNNSDCFILEEQNCSDIFELKSYKKLGNLIKTCVVDITSSDDENSNFICEYDSVDIILLIYVLSAVQPDKMINVINNSYKYLKKGGYVLLRDYGLYDLTQVRFAIKKEKNISENFYVRGDKTFVYFFKTEELHDLFCNNGKFEEIQNKYITRIVKNRKRNLEMKRIWVQSIFRKI; encoded by the coding sequence ATGAGAGCTTTTTTCGATTCTGACATTGTCATAAATTTTACCCTTTCAGAAGAAGCaattgaaaaagaaaaaagtattatagaaaataataaaagactAGTACGAGATTGTCAAagagaaaaattattatgtgatgtgaaaaaaaactgggataaattttataaccagtataaaacaaatttttttaaagatagGAAATGGTTAAAAGTAGAATTTgatcatatatttaaagaaggTTTAAAAACTTATGATGAGAATGTTGAAGAaagtgaaataaaaaaaaatgatcaaACCAAACTTGTATTAGAAATTGGATGTGGTGTTGGCAATTCATTAATTCCACTATTAATGGAATATGCACATTGTAATTTTATAGGAATAGATTTTTCAAAACATGCGATTAATTTTTTGAATGATAAATGGCAAAAAATTGTAAGTATGAATAATAAGTTAAAAGTTGAAAATATGAAGGATGAGTATGAAAAggaaataaagaataaaaatatattatcagaaaataatataaacgaTAGCTacaaaaatgatgataataataataataatgataataataataatagtgattGTTTTATATTGGAGGAACAAAATTGTTCAGATATTTTTGAATTGaaaagttataaaaaattaggaAATTTGATAAAAACATGTGTAGTAGATATTACTTCATCAGATGATGAGAATTCTAATTTTATTTGTGAATATGATTCTgttgatattattttattaatctATGTATTGTCTGCTGTGCAACCtgataaaatgataaatgtaataaataattcttataaatatttaaaaaaaggtGGTTATGTTTTATTAAGAGATTATGGTTTATATGATTTAACACAAGTACGTTTTGCCattaagaaagaaaaaaatatatctgaaaatttttatgtaaGAGGTGATAAAACatttgtgtatttttttaaaacagaAGAATTACatgatttattttgtaataatGGAAAATTTgaagaaatacaaaataaatatataaccaGAATTGTTAAAAATAGAAAGAGAAATTTAGAGATGAAAAGAATATGGGTTCAATCCATATTTAGGAAGATATAA
- a CDS encoding RNA-binding protein, putative: MDRYGHNVRSDIKKQGYEDSNLPILCETCLGENPYVRLIREENGKECKICKNVFTHFRWKPGENSRYKQTVICMKCAKVKNVCQTCLFDLQYNLPVQVRDKFLENSIVLPENETNRNFFLEQMENNMSSTYDKMNRINMDLSKLKRRDPYFKRNMARVCSFWRKNSCNRGDECPYLHKEIHLDKSLSNQNIKNRYTGENDILAQKILSKHNEKNNDDKNGSNKICIQGISDSVNQANIKECFKKFGDIKSIKMIPKDSKMFISYSNPQAAKKASDKYKDGLFLNGCNLTVELQENSKYNNKNNHPSINYMDNHAYPNNISSQMIYNPMYYPYYNMNNINPNSAPYSSMLPSEAEQRK; the protein is encoded by the coding sequence atgGATAGATATGGACATAATGTAAGATCAGATATAAAGAAGCAGGGATATGAGGATTCAAATTTGCCTATTCTTTGTGAGACTTGTTTAGGAGAGAATCCATATGTTAGATTAATAAGAGAAGAGAATGGAAAAGAATGTAAAATATGTAAGAATGTATTTACTCATTTTAGATGGAAACCTGGTGAGAATTCAAGATATAAACAAACAGTTATATGTATGAAATGTGCTAAAGTTAAAAATGTTTGTCAAACTTGTTTATTTGATTTACAATATAATTTACCTGTACAAGTCAGGGACAAATTTCTTGAAAATAGTATAGTATTACCAGAGAATGAAACAAAtcgtaatttttttttagagcAGATGGAAAACAATATGTCTTCAACATATGATAAAATGAATCGTATTAATATGGATTTAAGTAAATTAAAAAGACGAGatccatattttaaaagaaatatggcAAGAGTTTGTAGTTTCTGGAGGAAAAATTCTTGTAATCGAGGTGATGAATGTCCATATCTTCATAAAGAAATCCATTTAGATAAATCTTTGtcaaatcaaaatataaaaaatagatataCTGGAGAAAATGATATACTAGCTCAGAAGATATTATCAAaacataatgaaaaaaataatgatgataaaaatggttctaataaaatatgtatacaaGGTATTAGTGATTCTGTTAATCAAgcaaatataaaagaatgttttaaaaaatttggaGATATTAAatctataaaaatgataCCAAAAGATTCCAAAATGTTTATATCTTATTCTAATCCACAAGCAGCTAAAAAAGCTagtgataaatataaagatggTCTTTTTCTTAATGGTTGTAATTTAACTGTAGAATTACAAGaaaattcaaaatataataataaaaataatcatccttctataaattatatggatAATCATGCATATCCAAATAATATCTCATCTCAAATGATTTATAATCCTATgtattatccatattataatatgaataatataaacccTAACAGTGCTCCCTATTCTTCGATGTTACCATCTGAAGCGGAGCAAcggaaatga
- a CDS encoding bax inhibitor 1, putative: MADTTGRNSTVGQNYGAAYNQGGYSYSQNKDKENYDKSNNGQKGYYYDARTNITANGGLYDEFSLNEFSSTKIRHGFIRKVYSILSLQLLLTFGCALLAVLYKPFNAFVLTYYSPLFVVGVLLSLPIMIALACAPQMARKYPSNYFILLSITLGMSLIVTLASARTNSEIFFYAFGTTAVVVIGLTIFAFQTKWDFTGWYVFLFMAFLILIVMGIVGIFVRSKAFNLVFAGISAFILSISIIVDTQLIIGGKHKKYEFSVDDYIFATLALYMDIINLFLSILSIFSNAE, translated from the coding sequence atggCTGATACAACTGGAAGAAATAGTACCGTAGGTCAGAACTATGGAGCTGCATATAACCAAGGAGGATATAGCTATTCACAAAATAAAGACaaagaaaattatgataaatCAAATAATGGACAGAAAggatattattatgatgctAGAACAAATATAACTGCAAATGGTGGATTATATGATGAGTTTTCCCTTAATGAATTTTCATCAACAAAAATAAGACATGGATTTATAAGAAAAGTATATTCTATCTTATCACttcaattattattaacatttgGATGTGCATTATTAGctgtattatataaaccaTTTAATGCTTTTGTGCTTACATATTATTCACCTCTTTTTGTTGTTGGTGTTTTACTTAGTTTACCAATTATGATCGCTTTAGCATGTGCACCACAAATGGCAAGAAAATATCCaagtaattattttattctattaTCTATTACTCTAGGTATGTCATTAATTGTTACTCTAGCTAGTGCAAGAACAAATTCagaaatattcttttatgcATTCGGTACAACCGCAGTTGTTGTTATTGGACTTACTATTTTTGCCTTCCAAACTAAATGGGATTTTACAGGATGGTATGTATTTCTATTTATGGCATTCTTAATTCTAATTGTTATGGGTATTGTTGGAATTTTTGTTAGAAGTAAAGCATTCAATCTAGTCTTTGCAGGTATAAGCGCATTCATTTTATCTATCTCTATTATTGTAGACACACAACTTATCATAGGAGGaaaacacaaaaaatatgaattctCAGTTgatgattatatttttgcTACATTAGCTTTATATATGgacattattaatttattccTTTCTATTCTCTCCATATTCTCAAACGcagaatga
- a CDS encoding 26S protease regulatory subunit 8, putative, producing the protein MATVDFDVRSNNLSEGLKNEMSEKNMENNNNNNSSSSGLNDEQVQSGIKRYYELKIEEYESIINKKLQNKKRLEAQRNELNARVRELCDEIQYLLEAASYVGEIVKPMGKNKVLVKINPEGKYVVDIARHINISHCTPNTRVALYNDSYKLHKILPSKVDPLVSLMKVEKVPDSTYEMVGGLDQQVKEVKEVIELPVKHPEIFESLGISQPKGVLLYGPPGTGKTLLARAVAHHTDCTFIRVSGSELVQKYIGEGSRMVRELFVMAREHAPSIIFMDEIDSIGSQRIEGEHGDSEVQRTMMELLNQLDGFESTQNIKVIMCTNRIDILDEALLRPGRIDRKIEFPNPNVEARMEILKIHSRKMNLMRGIDMLKIATDMNNCSGAEVKAVCTEAGMFALRERRVHVTQEDFEMAVAKVMKQDAEKNFTLRKLWK; encoded by the coding sequence atGGCTACTGTTGATTTCGATGTAAGGTCAAATAATTTGTCAGAAGGATTAAAAAACGAAATGTCAGAAAAgaatatggaaaataataataataataatagtagtagtagtggTTTGAATGATGAACAAGTACAATCTGGAATAAAAAGATATTACGAATTAAAAATAGAAGAATATGAATCGattataaataagaaattaCAGAATAAAAAAAGGTTAGAAGCACAAAGAAATGAATTAAATGCTAGAGTACGTGAATTATGTGATGAAATCCAATATTTATTAGAAGCAGCTTCTTATGTAGGAGAAATAGTGAAACCAATGGGTAAAAATAAAGTattagtaaaaataaatccaGAAGGAAAATATGTTGTAGATATAGCtagacatataaatatatctcaTTGTACTCCTAATACAAGAGTAgcattatataatgattcttataaattacataaaatattaccTAGTAAAGTAGATCCTTTAGTTTCTTTAATGAAAGTAGAAAAAGTTCCAGATTCTACTTATGAAATGGTAGGAGGATTAGATCAACAAGTTAAAGAAGTAAAAGAAGTAATTGAATTACCAGTTAAACATCCAGAAATTTTTGAATCTTTAGGTATCTCACAACCTAAAggtgttttattatatggaCCACCAGGTACAGGCAAAACATTATTAGCAAGAGCAGTAGCACATCATACTGATTGTACTTTTATTAGAGTTTCGGGTTCTGAATTAGTTCAGAAATATATAGGAGAAGGTTCACGTATGGTTAGAGAATTATTTGTTATGGCTAGAGAACATGCACCatcaattatttttatggatGAAATCGATTCAATAGGTAGTCAAAGAATAGAAGGAGAACATGGTGATTCAGAAGTACAAAGAACTATGATGGAATTATTAAACCAACTAGATGGTTTTGAATCCACACAAAATATTAAAGTTATCATGTGTACTAATCGTATTGATATATTAGATGAAGCTCTATTAAGACCTGGACGTATAGATAGAAAAATAGAATTTCCAAATCCAAATGTAGAAGCACGTAtggaaattttaaaaatacatagTAGAAAAATGAATCTAATGAGAGGTATAGATATGCTCAAAATTGCAACAGATATGAATAATTGTTCAGGTGCAGAAGTAAAAGCTGTTTGCACTGAAGCTGGAATGTTTGCATTAAGAGAAAGAAGAGTACATGTAACACAAGAAGATTTTGAAATGGCAGTTGCTAAAGTTATGAAGCAAGATGCTGAGAAAAATTTTACTCTCAGAAAATTATGGAAATGA